In Hyphomicrobium denitrificans ATCC 51888, the DNA window GTCGGCTTCGAGTGGGACGGCAAGGGACCGCTGAAGCTCGCGCGCGAACTCGAAGGCGGCCTCCGGCACAACTTCGATCTCAAGGCGCCGGCCGTCGTCGCCATCCAGACCGGCATCAACACGCCGCGCTTCGCGACCATGAAGATGGTCAAGCAGGCGAAGCAGAAGCCGCTCGTCGTCGTCAGCGGCGCGGGCGTCGTCGACGGCAGCGGCGGCTACGTCGTCAAGCGCATGTACATCCCCGAGCAGTCGAAAGCCGAGATGCTGACCGGCACGCCGGCGGAGATCGCGAAGTTCATCGCCAACCTCATTCGTGAAAAGAAGGGCTGATCATGGCCGGCATTCTCATCGTCGCCGAACATCTGAACGGCGTGGTTCGCGACATCACCCGGGAAGCGATCGGGGCGGCGCAGCAGGTGAAAGCGGGCCTCGGCGGTCCGGTCGTCGTCGCCGTCATCGGCAACGACATCGGCGCGATCGCCGACTCGCTCGACCTCGCGGGCGTCGACGAGATCGTGTCGGTCAAGGCGCCGGCCGATCACTTCGATCCGCACGTCTATGAAGAGTGCGTTCTGGAACTCGGCAAGACGTATCAGCCCGAGCTGATCCTGCTCGGCCATACCGTCAACGGCATGGCGCTCGCCGGGGCCATCGCGGCGCGGCTCGGCGCGGGCTTTGCGAGCGACGTGCTGGCGCTCTCGGCCGATGCCACCGGCCTGACCGCGACGCGCGGCGCCTACGGCAACAAGGTCAACCTCGAGGTGGCGTTCCCGGAACGCAAGATCGTCGTGCTGGCACTCCGCGGCGCGACGTATCCGGTGCCCGACGCCAAAGGCAGCGCCAAGCGCACGGCGATCGAGCCTAATCTCATCCAGGCCTCCGAGAGCATGCAGCACACGGGCTATATCGAAGCGCCGCAGTCGAACATCGATATCGCGAAAGCCGAATACATTCTCTCCGTCGGCCGCGGCATCCAGGAAAAAGACAACCTGCCGCGCTTCGAAGGGCTCGCCGACCGGCTCGGCTTCACGTTCGGCTGCTCGCGCCCGATCGTCGATTCCGGATGGCTGCCGAAGCCGCACCAGGTCGGGCAATCCGGCAAGGTCGCGAGCGCCTGCAAAGTCTACGTCGCGCTCGGCATCTCGGGCGCCGTGCAGCACCTCTACGGCATGAAGCACGTCGACACCATCATCGCCGTCAACACCGATCCAGAAGCGCCGATCTTCAACGTCGCAACGTACGGCGTCTGCATGGACATCTTCGAATTCGCAAAGGAGCTCGAAGCACAATTCAACTGATCACGGCACGAAAAACTATCCAAAGCAGGAAAAAATGAAAGAAACCATGGGAGCGAAAAATGGACCATACGGCGAGTCGGGCAATAGGTGAGCCCGCTTCTACAGAACTAGTAAGAGGTATCGATTGGCGGGGGGCGTTCTGGGTTGCGAGCGGCGTTCCTGCTCTGGTGTTGTTCTCGATCGGCGGGATCGCCGGAACGGTCGGCAAGGTCGCTTTCCTTGTCTGGACGGTTTCGATGATCATGGGATTCATCCAATCCTTCACATATGCTGAAATCGCCGGCCTTTTTCCCAACAAGTCGGGTGGTGCCTCGGTTTACGGCGCCGCTGCATGGCTCCGCTATGGAAAGTGGATTGCGCCGCTATCCGTGTGGTGCAACTGGTTCGCGTGGACGCCCGTGCTGTCGCTCGGTTCGTCGATCGCGGCCGCATACATTCTGAATGCTCTGGCGCCAATTCCGCCAGCTGATGCACCGCAAGTCGCGGCATGGATCAGTGCGCACGCCTCGAGCATCGCTCCGGACAGCCCGCGTGTCATCGAATGGCTCGCAGCCAACAGCGGAAAAACCGCTCAGGATGCGATCTCGGCACTGCTGAGCGCGGATGGCGTCGCGGCCTTCACGCCGGCAATTCGCGAGTGGAGCCTCGCATCCGGCGCGATCGGACCGGTGCATTTCTCGTTCAACTCCGCGTTCTTCATCGGCGCAGCGCTGATGCTGTTGACCTTTGCGATCCAGCACAGAGGCATCGTCGGTACGGCAAACGTCCAGAAGTATATCGGCCTCGTCGTCATCATCCCGATGCTGATCGTCGGCCTCGTTCCGATCCTGACGGGCCAAATCGACTGGTCGAACTACTCTCCAATCCTGCCTTTGAAGGAAGCGTATGCTCCGGCTGCAGGCCAGTGGGATATTCCCGGCTGGACGCTGGTGCTCGGCGGTCTCTTCATCGCGGCTTGGTCGACTTACGGGTTCGAGACGGCGGTGTGCTACACAGCTGAGTTCCGCAATCCGGGCAGCGACACGTTCAAAGCGATCTTCTTCTCGGGACTGCTTTGCCTCCTTCTCTTCATCCTCGTTCCATTCACGTTCCAGGGCGTTCTTGGCCTCGATGGAATGCTCGCTCCGTCGGTTGTCGATGGTTCGGGTGTTGCAGAAGCCATGGGCAAGATGGTCGGCGGAAGCGGTTGGGTCTCCGGTCTCCTCGTGATGATGATGATCATGGCGCTGATGCTTTCGATCATGACCACGATGGCGGGTTCTTCGCGCACGCTCTACCAGGCGTCCGTCGATGGCTGGCTGCCGCGCTATCTCAGCCACACGAACCACCACGGTGCGCCGACCAGCGCCATGTGGACTGACCTTATCGCCAACCTCTGCCTGATGGCGATCGCCTGTGCCGATGCTGCAAGCTTCTTCTTCATTCTTGCGGTCTCGAACTGCGGTTACATCATCTTCAACTTCCTCAACCTGAACTCGGGCTGGATCCATCGTATCGACAACGCCGACCGCCCGCGTCCGTGGAAAGCGCCGACGATCCTCATCGCGCTTGGAGCCATCCTCGCATTCGTCAACGCAACGTTCATGGGCGCTGGCGCGAAGGTTTGGAATCCGAATGCTCTGTGGTCCGGCTTGTTCACCGCGTCGCTGATTCTGCCGGTGTTCTGGTTCCGTCACTACGTCCAGGACAAGGGCCGGTTC includes these proteins:
- a CDS encoding electron transfer flavoprotein subunit alpha/FixB family protein gives rise to the protein MAGILIVAEHLNGVVRDITREAIGAAQQVKAGLGGPVVVAVIGNDIGAIADSLDLAGVDEIVSVKAPADHFDPHVYEECVLELGKTYQPELILLGHTVNGMALAGAIAARLGAGFASDVLALSADATGLTATRGAYGNKVNLEVAFPERKIVVLALRGATYPVPDAKGSAKRTAIEPNLIQASESMQHTGYIEAPQSNIDIAKAEYILSVGRGIQEKDNLPRFEGLADRLGFTFGCSRPIVDSGWLPKPHQVGQSGKVASACKVYVALGISGAVQHLYGMKHVDTIIAVNTDPEAPIFNVATYGVCMDIFEFAKELEAQFN
- a CDS encoding APC family permease, translated to MDHTASRAIGEPASTELVRGIDWRGAFWVASGVPALVLFSIGGIAGTVGKVAFLVWTVSMIMGFIQSFTYAEIAGLFPNKSGGASVYGAAAWLRYGKWIAPLSVWCNWFAWTPVLSLGSSIAAAYILNALAPIPPADAPQVAAWISAHASSIAPDSPRVIEWLAANSGKTAQDAISALLSADGVAAFTPAIREWSLASGAIGPVHFSFNSAFFIGAALMLLTFAIQHRGIVGTANVQKYIGLVVIIPMLIVGLVPILTGQIDWSNYSPILPLKEAYAPAAGQWDIPGWTLVLGGLFIAAWSTYGFETAVCYTAEFRNPGSDTFKAIFFSGLLCLLLFILVPFTFQGVLGLDGMLAPSVVDGSGVAEAMGKMVGGSGWVSGLLVMMMIMALMLSIMTTMAGSSRTLYQASVDGWLPRYLSHTNHHGAPTSAMWTDLIANLCLMAIACADAASFFFILAVSNCGYIIFNFLNLNSGWIHRIDNADRPRPWKAPTILIALGAILAFVNATFMGAGAKVWNPNALWSGLFTASLILPVFWFRHYVQDKGRFPAHMYEDLGVAPGEMASRKAGILPYLTLLAGLGTVLFANWFFHM